A stretch of DNA from Staphylococcus equorum:
ATACCTGTTTCTATGTTAGTTGGAGCTTCATATACATTTCTTACAGTAATAGATATTGCAATTATAAATATAACTGCAATTATAACTGTTATTATAAAGAAACCAGCAGATTGATCACCATTTCCGAATATATTGTCGAAATATAAGACAGCAGTTAATCCGAGGGTACCAACAAGTAGATTAGCGAAACTTGCAAATACTCTAGGGATAATAGAAACTTCTTCTCGCTCGATAGGATCATTAGTTAAGTTCGGTAACCATGACCAATAAGGCACATCCATCATTGTATATGTCATACCCCATAATATATATAAGACTGACACAAACACATATAAGCTCGTCCCGGTTAAACCAAAATTTGTGAATATGATAATAGTTATAATAGCATTTAATAATGTACCAATAACTAACCAAGGCCTGAATTTCCCCCATTTAGTTTTGGTTTTATCTACAATCATACCCATCACAGGATCATTTACAGCATCCCATATACGGGCAGCGAAAAATAATGTGCCTACAAAACTAGCTGCAATACCTAATACATCCGTAAAATAAAACATTAAAAACGTACCTGTTAGCCCAACAACTAAATCTTTACCAAATGCGCCAATACCAAACGAGTATTTTGCTTTACGGGTTACCTGTCTTTTCAAAAAAAGTCCCCCTTTAATCCACACATTTTTAAAGCGCTTACAAAAAAGTGTGTGAATTTTTATTTGTTAATTACTTTGACTTATACTTTATTCATAGGCAGGTAACCAAGCTCCATGTACTTCAATTAAATCATCACATAATGAAATTATATCTTCTATAGATAATTCGGAAGCCGTATGTGGGTCTAACATTGCTGCTTGATAAATTTTATCTTTCTTTTGAGTCAATGCGGCTTCAATAGTTAATAACTGAGTGTTAATATTTGTACGATTAAGCGCAGCAAGTTGTTCTGGTAGTTCTCCAATATAAGTTGGAGTTACACCGCTAGTATCGACTAAGCAAGGCACTTCCACAACTGCATTTTTTGGTAAATTACTAATTAATCCTCCCGTATTCAAAACATTCCCACCAATTTTATACGGTTTATTTGTTTCCATAGCTTCGATAATATAGGAGCCATATTCGTGTGAACGCTCATGTGTTAAATTTTGGTCGTTTACAATATCATCACGCATATCTTGCCACTCTTCGATTTGATTTACACAACGTCTTGGATATTCATCTAGGGGAATATTATACTTTTCAATTAATTCAGGATATTGGCTTTTAATAAAATATGGATGATACTCGGCATTATGTTCTGAGGATTCTGTAACGTAATAACCAAATTTATTAAGTAATTCAAAACGTACCATATCATTGTGTATTGTTTTTTGTTTTTCTTTTGCACGTGCTTTAATTTCTGGATATAAATCTTTTCCATCACGAGTAATTTCTAGTAACCACGCCATGTGATTGATACCAGCAATTTTTGAATGTATACGATCTGTAGGAAGTTCCAATGACTCTAACAGATCACTCGCACAAACTTGAACACTATGACAAAGGCCAACAGTTTTTATACCTTCTTTTAACATGATATTTGTTAATACAGCCATAGGATTTGTATAATTTAAAAACCAAGCATTTGGACAAACTTCTTTTATATCTTTTGCAAAATCTTGCATCACAGGTATTGTTCTCAAATTACGGAAAATACCACCAATCCCGAGCGTGTCTGCAATCGTTTGACGTAAGCCATAATTTTTTGGAACCTCGAAATCAGTAATTGTTGCTGGATCATAGCCTCCGACTTGTATAGCATTTATGACATATTTTGCTCCTCTTAATGCTTCTTTACGATTGCGATATGAACGTACTTTAACGGTAGCATTCATACCTTTTTTTAGATTGTTTAACATCATTTCAGAATCTTTCAAACGTTCTTCATCTATATCAAATAATGCAAATTCAAAATCTTGTAAAGCTTCTACTGTCATACAATCTCCTAAAACATTCTTAGCAAAAACAGTACTACCTGCACCTAAAAAAGTGATTTTGTTCATCAAATACTCCTCCTAAATAGATAATTTTTAGATATTTATAAAATCATTAAACTGGCTATAGCTTATATTTAGATTAGTTGTAATTTTCTAAAAATTCAATCGTAAATATTTCTAAAAAGAGTAATATGTTGCTCTTTTAGTCAGTAAATATTTTATTAACTGACATCGTTATTGTATCTTTCCTATACCTATTTGGTGATACACCTATAATCTTTTTGAACACTTTACTAAAGTAATTACTAGATTGAAAACCGACTTCTTGAGCAATCCATTCTACACTTTTAGTATTTGTAGAAAGAAAGGGAAGTGCATTGTTAATTCTTATATTTGTTAAATAACTAATTGGTGTGTGGTTGACGTATTTTCTAAATTGCCTAGTAAAATGGTATTTAGATAAATTAGAAATCACAACGATATCATCCAAAGTAATATCCTCTCTATAATTTTCTTCAATAAATTGAATTGCTTTAACGATAGGAAGTGGGTAATTGTTAGATTGTTGACAGCCATGTTCAAAATGTTCCAAACATTTCATGATAAAAGTATAGGCATAAGCAGAGGCGATATATCCGTGGTTAATACCAAGTGTTTTTATTTTTTCGAGTGTTTCTAATATGTATTGAATAGGTTCTGCATGTAAAGAAATTTCGAAAATGTGACCATGTGTGTCTGTAACTTGATGGAATAATTGATTAGCAACATCACCATATATAGTAAAATATAGAAACTCCCATTCATTTGAATCCTGAGGTAAATAATATTTATGATTACTTGGGACATGTACAAAGAAAGCATCGCCAGATTCTAAATATGTGGTTTGATTATCAACTCTAATAGCGCCACGTCCTTTCAAAGTATATTGGAAAATAAAAATATCTTTTTCTCCTCTATTCAGACCATTCCACTGATAATCGTGAGTCTGTTGAAGTTCATAGCCAATGGCATTTAGTCCTGCAACACTGTTTTGATACTCGCCTTTAAATATAAAACCATAAGAATTATAATCAAAATTTTTTTCCATAACTATTCCTCCACCTTTGAATATTGACCTATAAATATGTTAATCAACATTATAAATAAGGTCCAATCATTAACATAACCCATTATTATCAAAAGACGTATTAAAAGAGGCTCTTTTTCCGTAAAGAACCTCTTAATTGTTTCAAAATCAAATTTTATTTTAATAATAATAAAATGATGACTATATATAATTAAACATATACTTTCAACAAATTTCCAAGAATAGTTATTATATTTGGAAGAAGATCCTTTTAAACAACTACTATCAAAGTAAACGGTAAAAAATGAAAATACCCCCTTATTTTAAATTATTGTTACTTATTAAAGATTCTCTTGTTTATCCATATTTTTTTCATGATGTAATTTTTCATAGTCCTCCCCCCACTTTCTCATCATCATTATAATAGGTTTAAGTGTCTCACCTAATTCTGTTAATGAGTATTCAACTTTTGGAGGGACCTGATGGTAAACTTTACGATTAATAATACCATCTTTTTCGAGTTCTCTAAGCTGTAAAGTTAACATTCGTTGTGTAACATCAGGCATTAAACGGCGTAATTCATTAAAGCGATGTGTTTTAATTAAGTGGTAAATAATAAGACCTTTCCACTTACCACCAATTATATTAACAGTCGTTGATACAGGACATGCATCAGGATTAGGACAATTAGTTTTTTTCAATCTAAATTCCTCCAATAATCAGTATACTTCTTGATACTACATAACAAATATGTGCGTACTTACATAAATGAATTATAAGTCATAAAATATATTTATCAAATAAATATAGGAGGAGATTATATTGACGAATAAATTATTTTCAACTTTTAAGATTAAAAATACAGAATTTAAAAATAGAATAGTTATGTCACCAATGAGTATGCATAGTTCTGACGAAGAAGGCGAGGTGAAAAATTTCCATTTAACACATTATACATCGAGAGCGTTAGGTCAAGCTGGTCTTATATTCCTTGAAACTCTCATTGTGGATCCAGATGGTTTAGTTGGTCCAGGAGATTTGGGGATATGGGATGATAAACATGTTAAAGGATTGAGTGAACTTGTAGAACAAATACAAAGTTTTGGCAGTAAAGTGGGTGCTCAAATAGGGCATGCTGGAAGACTTGCTAAAAAAGAAGGTGTAGA
This window harbors:
- a CDS encoding alpha-glucosidase/alpha-galactosidase codes for the protein MNKITFLGAGSTVFAKNVLGDCMTVEALQDFEFALFDIDEERLKDSEMMLNNLKKGMNATVKVRSYRNRKEALRGAKYVINAIQVGGYDPATITDFEVPKNYGLRQTIADTLGIGGIFRNLRTIPVMQDFAKDIKEVCPNAWFLNYTNPMAVLTNIMLKEGIKTVGLCHSVQVCASDLLESLELPTDRIHSKIAGINHMAWLLEITRDGKDLYPEIKARAKEKQKTIHNDMVRFELLNKFGYYVTESSEHNAEYHPYFIKSQYPELIEKYNIPLDEYPRRCVNQIEEWQDMRDDIVNDQNLTHERSHEYGSYIIEAMETNKPYKIGGNVLNTGGLISNLPKNAVVEVPCLVDTSGVTPTYIGELPEQLAALNRTNINTQLLTIEAALTQKKDKIYQAAMLDPHTASELSIEDIISLCDDLIEVHGAWLPAYE
- a CDS encoding AraC family transcriptional regulator, coding for MEKNFDYNSYGFIFKGEYQNSVAGLNAIGYELQQTHDYQWNGLNRGEKDIFIFQYTLKGRGAIRVDNQTTYLESGDAFFVHVPSNHKYYLPQDSNEWEFLYFTIYGDVANQLFHQVTDTHGHIFEISLHAEPIQYILETLEKIKTLGINHGYIASAYAYTFIMKCLEHFEHGCQQSNNYPLPIVKAIQFIEENYREDITLDDIVVISNLSKYHFTRQFRKYVNHTPISYLTNIRINNALPFLSTNTKSVEWIAQEVGFQSSNYFSKVFKKIIGVSPNRYRKDTITMSVNKIFTD
- a CDS encoding winged helix-turn-helix transcriptional regulator, with the translated sequence MKKTNCPNPDACPVSTTVNIIGGKWKGLIIYHLIKTHRFNELRRLMPDVTQRMLTLQLRELEKDGIINRKVYHQVPPKVEYSLTELGETLKPIIMMMRKWGEDYEKLHHEKNMDKQENL